ATCGCCGTCGGCACGTTTCCGATCGCGATCCACCAGGACGCCGCCTACGTCAGCGCGCGCGGGGGCGCCTGGCAGCCGAACCCGGCGGGCTACCTCGGACTGGCGTTTCTCAGCCTGTTCGTCCCCGTTCTCCAGCCGGTGCTGGCCGGCTACTACCTGTTGCGCCGACGACGGGCCTCGAGGCGGTGGCCCTGACCCCGCGGCGCGTAAGCGTGCGCTTTTAATCGCGCCGGCGCCGACTGTCGCCCATGAGATCACGCGGGACGTTGCGACTGGCGACGCGGGGGTCGGCGCTGGCGCGGCGACAGGCCGCCCTCGTCAGGGAGGAACTCGAGAACCGTCGCTACGAGGTCGAACTCGTCACCGTCGAGACCACCGGCGATCAGATCAGAGACGAGCTGATCCACCGACTGGGGAAGACGGGGGCGTTCGTCCGCGAACTCGACGAGCGGGTCCTCGAGGGGGAACTCGACGGCGCGATCCACTCGATGAAGGACATGCCGACCGAGCAGCCCGAGGAACTGGTGACCGCCGCCGTTCCCGAGCGCGGGCGACCGGGCGACCTGCTGATCACGCCCGACGGGACGACCCTCGAGGAGCTTCCCGAGGGTGCGGTCGTCGGCACCTCGAGCCTGCGTCGGCGCGCCCAGCTGCTCGCCCGGCGGCCGGACCTCGAGATCGAGCCGCTGCGGGGCAACGTCGACACGCGACTCGAGAAACTGCTCGCGCCGCACCTCCAGGAAGAACGCCAGGAGCGCCGCGAGGACGAGCGCAATCGAGACGAGGACGACTACAAGCCGGCCTACGACGACGACCGCGGCGTCGACGACTGGTTCGATGGGCTCTCGGAACTCGAGAAGGGGGCACTCGGCCGCGAGGTCGACACCGAGTACGACGCGATCGTGCTGGCGGCGGCGGGGGTCGAACGCAGCGGCCTCGACCACCACGTCGACTTCCAGCCGCTGCCGACGACCGAGTTCGCGCCCGCGCCGGGGCAAGGCGCGCTCGCGGTGACCGCCGCCGACGGCGAGACCGCCCGCGAGATCAACGAGGCGATCGACCACCCCCGAAGCCGCGTCGAGACGACCGTCGAACGGACGGTGCTCGCGGAACTCGGCGGCGGCTGCATCGCGCCGATCGGCGTCTACGCGGTCGTCCAGGGCGAGTACGTCCACGCGACCGTTCAGGTGTTCGACCGCGACGGCGGGGAGTCGGTGGTCGCCTCGCGGGACCTGCCCGTGACGAGCCACGCGGCCGCCGCCCGCGAGTTCGCGGGCGAGCTGGCGGATCGCGGGGCCGCGACGTTGATCGAGGCCGCACGGCGAGGCGCGGACGAGGGC
Above is a genomic segment from Natrononativus amylolyticus containing:
- the hemC gene encoding hydroxymethylbilane synthase; the protein is MRSRGTLRLATRGSALARRQAALVREELENRRYEVELVTVETTGDQIRDELIHRLGKTGAFVRELDERVLEGELDGAIHSMKDMPTEQPEELVTAAVPERGRPGDLLITPDGTTLEELPEGAVVGTSSLRRRAQLLARRPDLEIEPLRGNVDTRLEKLLAPHLQEERQERREDERNRDEDDYKPAYDDDRGVDDWFDGLSELEKGALGREVDTEYDAIVLAAAGVERSGLDHHVDFQPLPTTEFAPAPGQGALAVTAADGETAREINEAIDHPRSRVETTVERTVLAELGGGCIAPIGVYAVVQGEYVHATVQVFDRDGGESVVASRDLPVTSHAAAAREFAGELADRGAATLIEAARRGADEGDEPDREDETDGGGSSGGR